In Anser cygnoides isolate HZ-2024a breed goose chromosome Z, Taihu_goose_T2T_genome, whole genome shotgun sequence, a genomic segment contains:
- the LOC106036393 gene encoding avidin-like: MVPTTSLLLLLSLALLAPGLSAEKCVLTGRWTNDLGSNMTIGAVNTKGEFTGTYHTAVTATTNEIKLSPLKGNQHSTNQKSQPTFGFTVNWSFSDANTVFTGQCFVDKDGKEVLKTMWLLRSHVDSINDDWKATRVGTNVFTRLHKRWE; this comes from the exons ATGGTGCCGACgacctccctcctgctgctgctcagcctggctctgctggcCCCCGGCCTCTCTGCGGAGAAG TGCGTGCTGACCGGGCGCTGGACCAACGACCTGGGCTCCAACATGACCATCGGGGCTGTGAACACCAAGGGCGAGTTCACCGGCACCTACCACACGGCTGTGACGGCCACGACAAACGAGATCAAGTTGTCACCGCTGAAGGGAAACCAGCACAGCACCAACCAGAAGAGCCAGCCCACCTTCGGCTTCACCGTCAACTGGAGCTTTTCAG ACGCCAACACCGTCTTCACGGGCCAGTGCTTCGTGGACAAGGACGGCAAGGAGGTCCTGAAGACCATGTGGCTCCTGCGGTCACACGTCGACAGCATCAATGACGACTGGAAAGCCACCAG GGTCGGCACCAACGTCTTCACCCGCCTGCACAAGCGCTGGGAGTga
- the CREB3 gene encoding cyclic AMP-responsive element-binding protein 3 — translation MACPQPPAEQDLLGFLLGGEEPGDGLLLEEWGLPGAELLSEEMDDFISRLLSPFEDEAGLLQGCSPADSDSGISEDQSLSRSPGSDLAGSPQSSDIVQVDHNYSLHQGWPALESVRADTAEGDVSIDLETWTGLESMAEALEASSSFPVAVDVDAGPQLVPGATVQPDFPELVLTEEEKQLLEKEGVSLPTCLPLTKAEEQLLKKVRRKIRNRQSAQDSRRRKKIYMDGLENRVAACTAQNHELQKKVQLLQKQNMSLLEQLRKLQALVRQSTTKTTTASTCVMVLLLSFCLILSPSLYSFGSRGPQPELRVLSRQIREFPNQAWQAARGRQEEAALEGLSPKPEDTSLLGSLNRSREEGQSPPKPDPRSAFSGNSSSDPPATAGSELGPPQPQEQRSRSDPLQSEVLAPWKAKSQEWVEHTASVVIQQHHADEM, via the exons ATGgcgtgcccgcagcccccggcggaGCAGGACCTGCTCGGGTTCCTCCTCGGCGGTGAGGAGCCCGGGGACGGCCTCCTGCTGGAGGAGTGGGGCCTGCCCGGCGCCGAG CTGCTGAGCGAGGAGATGGACGACTTCATCAGCCGCCTGCTGAGCCCCTTCGAGGACGAAGCGGGgttgctgcagggctgctcgcCGGCTGACAGCGACAGCGGCATTTCCGAGGACCAGAGCCTGTCCCGCAGCCCCGGCAGTGACCTGGCCGGCAGCCCTCAGAGCTCCGACATCGTGCAGGTTGATCACAACTATTCCCTCCACCAAGGCTGGCCGGCGCTGGAAAGCGTGAGGGCGGACACGGCGGAAGGAGATGTTTCCATCGACCTTG agaCATGGACGGGTTTGGAAAGCATGGCTGAGGCACTGGAAGCGAGCTCCAGTTTCCCAGTTGCTGTTGACGTGGATGCTGGACCCCAGCTCGTGCCCGGAGCCACCGTGCAG CCTGACTTCCCAGAGCTGGTGCTGActgaggaggagaagcagctccTGGAGAAGGAAGGTGTTTCGTTACCGACCTGTCTGCCACTGACCAAA gctgaggagcagctccTGAAGAAAGTGCGCCGGAAGATCCGGAACAGGCAGTCAGCCCAAGACAGCCGTCGCAGGAAGAAGATCTATATGGATGGCCTGGAAAACAG GGTGGCAGCCTGCACGGCTCAGAACCACGAGCTGCAGAAGAaggtgcagctcctgcagaagcAGAACAT GtctctgctggagcagctgcgcAAACTGCAGGCCTTGGTGAGGCAGTCCACCACCAAAACCACCACAGCGAGCACCTGCGTCATG GTCCTGCTTCTGTCCTTCTGCCTCATCCTCTCGCCCAGCCTCTACTCGTTCGGGAGCAGAGGGCCGCAGCCGGAGCTCAGAG TGCTATCGCGGCAGATTCGCGAGTTCCCGAACCAGGCTTGGCAGGCAGCACgaggcaggcaggaggaagctgCGCTGGAGGGGCTCAGCCCCAAGCCCGAGGACACCTCGCTGCTGGGCAGCCTCAATCGGTCACGGGAAGAGGGGCAGAGTCCACCCAAGCCCGATCCGAGATCCGCCTTCAGCGGCAACTCGTCCTCTGACCCTCCTGCGACAGCGGGCTCCGAGCTGGGCCCTCCCCAGCCGCAGGAGCAGCGCTCCCGGAGCGACCCCTTGCAGTCGGAGGTGCTGGCGCCGTGGAAAGCCAAGAGCCAGGAGTGGGTGGAGCACACCGCCAGCGTGGTCATCCAGCAGCACCACGCCGACGAGATGTGA